A single region of the Streptomyces sp. NBC_01803 genome encodes:
- a CDS encoding cytochrome P450, with amino-acid sequence MPKPDPEDFHRALTASIEDPYPVYRRYRDAGALHRVLRPGSGREPEWLVLRYEEAAAVLAGRGFGRRASVAGVGPETSVGIVPPRYRVLSALVDNWLVFMDPPRHTRLRAVVAECLAARMRSGTRARVREIVRRLVDRLAAEPTVDLVERYAALIPVLTMLELLGVPSGDQDWLRERAAVFQRATTFRPGPREPRLVAAEEAARALAEYFRAALAERRATPGNDLLSALLAELWDDDLAAEDVLIGTCVHLLLGGHEATTTALSKSALLLLRQPGVLATLRSRPELVPAAVDEFIRYDSPAQMVTRWAYQDETVGGHRIRRGDKVTVVLGAANRDPDRFEQPDTVRFDRDGHRHCGFGMGAHYCLGSALGRIEVEAGVEGLLTMLPGLRLADDAVPYRQDLVFHGPRRLATTRRE; translated from the coding sequence ATGCCGAAGCCGGATCCCGAGGACTTCCACCGGGCCCTCACCGCCAGCATCGAGGACCCCTACCCCGTCTACCGCCGCTACCGCGACGCCGGCGCCCTGCACCGCGTGCTGCGTCCCGGCAGCGGACGCGAGCCCGAGTGGCTGGTCCTGCGCTACGAGGAGGCCGCCGCCGTGCTGGCCGGGCGCGGCTTCGGCCGCCGGGCGTCGGTCGCCGGCGTCGGTCCCGAGACGTCGGTGGGGATCGTGCCGCCCCGGTACCGGGTGCTCAGCGCGCTCGTGGACAACTGGCTGGTCTTCATGGACCCGCCGCGCCACACCAGGCTGCGCGCCGTCGTGGCCGAGTGCCTGGCCGCCCGGATGCGCTCGGGCACGCGCGCGCGCGTGCGGGAAATCGTCCGGCGGCTGGTGGACCGGCTCGCGGCCGAGCCCACCGTCGACCTGGTCGAGCGGTACGCGGCGCTCATCCCCGTGCTGACGATGCTGGAGCTGCTCGGCGTGCCGTCCGGGGACCAGGACTGGCTGCGCGAGCGGGCGGCCGTGTTCCAGCGGGCCACCACCTTCCGGCCCGGACCGCGCGAACCGCGCCTGGTGGCCGCCGAGGAGGCCGCGCGCGCCCTGGCGGAGTACTTCCGCGCAGCCCTGGCCGAGCGCCGCGCCACACCGGGGAACGATCTGCTCTCCGCGCTGCTCGCCGAGCTCTGGGACGACGACCTGGCCGCCGAGGACGTTCTCATCGGCACCTGTGTGCACCTGCTCCTCGGCGGCCACGAGGCGACGACGACCGCGCTGTCCAAGTCCGCGCTGCTGCTCCTGCGGCAGCCCGGCGTGCTGGCCACGCTGCGCTCGCGCCCGGAGCTGGTCCCGGCGGCGGTCGACGAGTTCATCCGCTACGACTCGCCCGCGCAGATGGTGACCCGGTGGGCCTACCAGGACGAGACCGTCGGCGGCCACCGCATCCGGCGCGGCGACAAGGTCACCGTCGTGCTGGGAGCCGCCAACCGCGACCCGGACCGGTTCGAGCAGCCCGACACCGTACGGTTCGACCGGGACGGCCACCGGCACTGCGGATTCGGCATGGGGGCCCACTACTGCCTCGGCTCGGCCCTCGGACGGATCGAGGTCGAGGCCGGCGTCGAGGGGCTGCTGACGATGCTCCCCGGACTGCGGCTGGCCGACGACGCCGTGCCGTACCGCCAGGACCTGGTGTTTCACGGACCGCGCCGGCTGGCCACGACTCGGCGGGAGTGA
- a CDS encoding ferritin-like domain-containing protein → MSVFDLPRLHFAGTAVTRLPTGPRSGLLDLATNRPIAGPAPFPVHRPAEEYHAYLDRRGVKGWNFGGNGHFWVDATVVATETEPGRADTTDPVVGRAVDLWGHYNEYLATTANRARVFDVDPASNWTTTVMVGQLALGRLGRSHDVGYLAIGDVRDVSPPRWQNPRYVLETGDHPLSRELTRSVVHQFVVDADDRLRWTAAAAGSPAVSALRDAVEGGGYGGVLVRFALFNMATPARDSAPDRWQLRGTVAPWRPPEPRTCPTGRLLTAREGRRAGRRSPLHNLTVRLADGRATADMVTALPVVSRAPVPDPRTPGGALHLLGPRLDLGDLELRTASGRLLAVFPRDAYLGAAYERTGGVLTAPRADGRADDPDEALRLAARDGTVLLAEEEITVLTDRASLFLEHPNPRTGDDHAVDITVRSFVRGRPAAVDGIEVHQFCNPRALPLDPRATAPGARAAAIRVVGFGRAARPGGPPEELSATAVLATDVSGHGRLTVGGVRAGAAHILLLPPGTPLPCDPDAPGSAAAGYDNDDRLGYWSAAGLLSARVLPDHWYLADVPPEQVTFDLVHQEVLAYFELMYPFMKAEVMSLADPAKVATHARIIWLMCDPRHKDKTFYMPSTRDLTAPQADLLLTYARRVEGARQTPPPPPAAPPRPAPLTTRDALCAALRQAATIELAVMLQYLYAVWSIPTHSAARQYVERGTWTPEQARLLCGDGPHALDGGLRGSLLGVAREEMTHFLVINNILMATGEPFHLPDIDFTTAGHLLPVPLDLCLEGFGRGSLQRFIALERPHHLTGHAPGPAGPGAPPFAYGSLSELYAAIRAAVQTVDGVFLVDRGRGGGEHHLFMRETLNVTHPDYQLEVDDVSSAVFAIDFVTEHGEGNVIDAPLPSDSHYDTFLRVAEALAAEHAVGPGGRRVPWEPAYPVPRNPTLRPGHPGAELVTDPEARAAIDLFNRSYALTMRLMVQHFGLSPDKSLRRSRLMNAALDLMTGVLRPLGEHIVTLPSGRPGRTAGPSFEMGGDPVPIPRADVAARWIAARCAELADSAEKIPRLAESVPGMLRLFADQFTTMDPREL, encoded by the coding sequence ATGAGCGTCTTCGACCTGCCGCGCCTCCACTTCGCGGGCACCGCCGTCACGCGCCTGCCCACCGGCCCCCGCTCCGGGCTGCTCGATCTGGCCACCAACCGGCCCATCGCCGGCCCGGCGCCGTTCCCGGTGCACCGGCCCGCCGAGGAGTACCACGCCTACCTCGACCGGCGGGGCGTCAAGGGCTGGAACTTCGGCGGCAACGGCCACTTCTGGGTGGACGCCACCGTCGTCGCCACCGAGACCGAGCCCGGGCGTGCCGACACCACCGACCCCGTCGTCGGCAGGGCCGTGGACCTGTGGGGCCACTACAACGAGTACCTCGCCACCACCGCCAACCGCGCCCGCGTCTTCGACGTCGACCCGGCGTCCAACTGGACCACCACCGTGATGGTCGGCCAGCTCGCCCTGGGTCGCCTGGGCCGCTCGCACGACGTCGGCTACCTCGCCATCGGCGACGTGCGCGACGTGTCGCCACCCCGGTGGCAGAACCCGCGGTACGTCCTGGAGACCGGCGACCATCCGCTGAGCCGGGAGCTGACGCGCTCGGTCGTCCACCAGTTCGTCGTGGACGCGGACGACCGGCTCCGCTGGACGGCCGCCGCCGCGGGCTCCCCGGCGGTGTCCGCGCTGCGCGACGCGGTCGAGGGCGGCGGATACGGCGGAGTACTCGTGCGCTTCGCCCTGTTCAACATGGCCACGCCGGCCCGCGACAGCGCTCCCGACCGGTGGCAGCTGCGCGGCACCGTCGCGCCCTGGCGGCCCCCCGAACCGCGCACCTGCCCCACCGGCCGCCTTCTCACCGCCCGCGAGGGGCGCCGGGCCGGCCGCCGTTCGCCGCTGCACAACCTCACCGTGCGCCTCGCGGACGGACGCGCGACGGCCGACATGGTCACCGCGCTGCCCGTCGTCAGCCGCGCCCCCGTTCCCGACCCGCGCACCCCCGGCGGCGCGCTCCACCTGCTCGGCCCCCGCCTCGATCTCGGCGACCTGGAGCTGCGCACCGCCTCCGGGCGCCTCCTCGCCGTCTTCCCCCGCGACGCCTACCTCGGCGCCGCCTACGAACGGACCGGCGGCGTCCTCACCGCGCCCCGCGCCGACGGCCGCGCCGACGACCCGGACGAGGCGCTGAGACTGGCGGCCCGCGACGGCACGGTGCTGCTGGCCGAGGAGGAGATCACCGTCCTGACCGACCGGGCGAGCCTCTTCCTCGAACACCCCAACCCCCGAACGGGTGACGACCACGCCGTCGACATCACCGTTCGCTCCTTCGTCCGCGGCCGGCCCGCCGCCGTCGACGGCATCGAGGTCCACCAGTTCTGCAATCCGCGCGCCCTGCCGCTGGACCCCCGGGCCACCGCGCCCGGCGCGCGGGCCGCCGCCATCCGCGTCGTCGGCTTCGGCCGCGCCGCGCGCCCAGGCGGCCCGCCGGAGGAGCTGAGCGCCACCGCCGTCCTGGCCACCGACGTGTCGGGGCACGGTCGGCTGACCGTCGGGGGAGTGCGGGCCGGTGCCGCGCACATCCTGCTGCTGCCGCCCGGCACCCCGCTGCCGTGCGATCCCGACGCGCCCGGCTCGGCCGCCGCGGGCTATGACAACGACGACCGGCTCGGCTACTGGTCCGCGGCCGGCTTGCTGTCCGCGCGCGTCCTGCCCGACCACTGGTACCTGGCCGACGTCCCCCCGGAGCAGGTCACCTTCGACCTCGTCCACCAGGAGGTCCTCGCCTACTTCGAGCTGATGTACCCGTTCATGAAGGCCGAGGTCATGAGCCTGGCGGATCCCGCCAAGGTCGCTACCCACGCCCGGATCATCTGGCTCATGTGCGACCCGCGGCACAAGGACAAGACCTTCTACATGCCCTCCACCCGCGACCTGACCGCGCCGCAGGCCGACCTGCTGCTGACGTACGCGCGCCGCGTGGAAGGAGCCCGCCAGACACCGCCCCCGCCGCCGGCCGCGCCGCCCCGGCCCGCGCCCCTCACCACCCGCGACGCCCTGTGCGCGGCGCTGCGCCAGGCGGCCACCATCGAGCTCGCCGTCATGCTCCAGTACCTCTACGCCGTCTGGTCGATCCCCACCCACTCCGCCGCCCGCCAGTACGTCGAACGCGGCACGTGGACCCCGGAGCAGGCCCGCCTGCTGTGCGGCGACGGCCCGCACGCCCTCGACGGGGGACTGCGCGGCAGCCTGCTCGGCGTCGCCCGCGAGGAGATGACCCACTTCCTGGTCATCAACAACATCCTCATGGCCACCGGCGAGCCCTTCCACCTGCCCGACATCGACTTCACCACCGCCGGGCACCTGCTGCCCGTCCCCCTCGACCTGTGCCTGGAGGGCTTCGGCCGGGGCAGCCTCCAGCGGTTCATCGCCCTGGAACGGCCCCACCACCTGACCGGCCACGCGCCCGGCCCGGCCGGCCCCGGCGCGCCGCCGTTCGCCTACGGCTCCCTCAGCGAGCTGTACGCGGCGATCCGCGCCGCCGTCCAGACCGTCGACGGCGTCTTCCTGGTCGACCGGGGCCGCGGCGGCGGCGAACACCACCTCTTCATGCGCGAAACGCTCAACGTCACCCATCCCGACTACCAACTGGAGGTCGACGACGTGTCCAGCGCCGTCTTCGCCATCGACTTCGTCACCGAACACGGCGAGGGCAACGTCATCGACGCGCCGCTGCCCTCCGACTCGCACTACGACACGTTCCTGCGGGTGGCCGAGGCGCTCGCCGCCGAGCACGCCGTCGGGCCGGGCGGACGGCGCGTTCCCTGGGAGCCCGCTTATCCCGTCCCCCGCAACCCCACGCTGCGCCCCGGCCACCCGGGTGCCGAGCTGGTCACCGACCCGGAGGCGCGCGCCGCGATCGACCTGTTCAACCGCTCGTACGCGCTGACCATGCGGCTGATGGTCCAGCACTTCGGCCTCAGCCCCGACAAGAGCCTGCGCCGCTCCCGGCTGATGAACGCCGCCCTGGACCTCATGACGGGCGTGCTGCGCCCGCTCGGCGAACACATCGTCACACTGCCCTCCGGACGCCCCGGCAGGACCGCGGGACCGTCCTTCGAGATGGGCGGCGATCCCGTCCCCATCCCCCGCGCCGACGTCGCCGCGCGGTGGATCGCCGCCCGCTGCGCCGAACTCGCGGACAGTGCCGAGAAGATCCCCCGGCTCGCCGAGTCGGTGCCGGGAATGCTGCGCCTGTTCGCCGACCAGTTCACGACCATGGACCCCCGGGAGCTGTGA
- a CDS encoding tryptophan halogenase family protein yields the protein MDNRIEKIVILGGGTAGWMTASYLAKALGDTASISVVEAPAVPRIGVGEATVPNLQTVFFDFLGLGERDWMPECNASFKLGIKFVNWRTGGPGEALPRTAGDGRPDYFYHLFGLLPEHDRLPLSHYWAYLRHHGQIDEPFEYSCYWEPGVMDALKSPCWPDGRPATSYAWHFDANLVADFLRRLATRDLGVRHVQDEMLDVEQDGRGFVTALLARSGERYEADLFVDCSGFRGLLINKALGEPFLDMSDHLLCDSAVATAVPHDDDEGVEPFTSAIAMESGWTWKIPMLGRFGTGYVYSSRFAGRDRATEDFCRLWGLDPERTPLNHIRFRVGRNRRAWVRNCVSIGLSSCFLEPLESTGIYFITAAIYQLVRHFPDKSFNQVLIDRFNSEIEVMFDDTRDFIQAHFHLPPRMDTEFWRANKELTLAPQIQEKLAMYRAGLPINQPVVDVSTYYNNFDAEFRNFWNNSNYYCIFAGLGVVPDAPLPSLAHRPDAVQESGRLFAEIRRKQRDMARDLPTTVEYLRALHGE from the coding sequence ATGGACAACAGGATCGAGAAGATCGTCATTCTCGGCGGCGGCACGGCGGGGTGGATGACCGCCTCGTATCTCGCGAAGGCGCTGGGGGACACGGCCTCGATCTCCGTCGTGGAGGCGCCCGCCGTCCCGAGGATCGGGGTGGGCGAGGCGACGGTCCCGAACCTGCAGACGGTCTTCTTCGACTTCCTCGGCCTCGGCGAGCGGGACTGGATGCCGGAGTGCAACGCCAGCTTCAAGCTCGGGATCAAGTTCGTCAACTGGCGGACCGGCGGTCCCGGGGAGGCGCTGCCGAGGACGGCCGGCGACGGCAGGCCGGACTACTTCTACCACCTGTTCGGGCTGCTGCCGGAGCACGACCGGCTGCCGTTGTCGCATTACTGGGCCTATCTGCGTCACCACGGCCAGATCGACGAGCCCTTCGAGTACTCCTGTTACTGGGAGCCGGGGGTGATGGACGCGCTCAAGTCGCCGTGCTGGCCGGACGGGCGGCCGGCCACCTCGTACGCCTGGCACTTCGACGCCAATCTGGTGGCGGACTTCCTGCGGCGGCTGGCGACGCGGGACCTCGGGGTCCGGCACGTCCAGGACGAGATGCTGGACGTCGAGCAGGACGGCCGGGGTTTCGTCACGGCCCTGCTGGCACGCAGCGGCGAGCGGTACGAGGCGGATCTGTTCGTCGACTGCTCCGGGTTCCGCGGGCTGCTCATCAACAAGGCGCTGGGCGAGCCGTTCCTCGACATGAGCGACCACCTGCTGTGCGACAGCGCCGTGGCGACCGCGGTGCCGCACGACGACGACGAGGGCGTGGAGCCGTTCACCTCGGCGATCGCCATGGAATCCGGCTGGACGTGGAAGATCCCGATGCTGGGACGGTTCGGCACCGGGTACGTCTACTCCAGCCGCTTCGCCGGACGGGACCGGGCGACGGAGGACTTCTGCCGACTGTGGGGGCTCGACCCGGAGCGCACGCCGCTGAACCACATCAGGTTCCGGGTGGGGCGCAACCGCCGTGCCTGGGTGCGCAATTGCGTCAGCATCGGCCTGTCGTCGTGTTTCCTGGAGCCGCTGGAGTCGACCGGGATCTACTTCATCACCGCGGCCATCTACCAATTGGTGAGGCACTTCCCCGACAAGAGCTTCAACCAGGTCCTGATCGACCGGTTCAACAGCGAGATCGAGGTCATGTTCGACGACACCCGGGACTTCATCCAGGCGCATTTCCATCTGCCGCCCCGGATGGACACCGAGTTCTGGCGCGCGAACAAGGAGCTGACGCTCGCCCCGCAGATCCAGGAGAAGCTGGCGATGTACCGGGCCGGCCTTCCGATCAATCAGCCCGTGGTCGACGTCTCGACGTACTACAACAACTTCGACGCGGAGTTCCGCAATTTCTGGAACAACAGCAACTACTACTGCATATTCGCGGGCCTCGGCGTGGTGCCGGACGCCCCGCTGCCGTCCCTCGCGCACCGGCCGGACGCCGTACAGGAGTCCGGGCGGCTGTTCGCCGAGATCAGGCGCAAGCAGCGGGACATGGCACGCGACTTGCCGACGACCGTGGAGTACCTCCGCGCGCTGCACGGCGAGTAG
- a CDS encoding flavin monoamine oxidase family protein — MRPSPGGGGSAVAVLGAGISGLVAAWELERLGHDVVVLEADTRIGGRVFTHRFAGSGGPRAELGAMRISPDHAMTLRYIERLGLRSRLRPFANILSDPNNQLRLGRRLLRVRDAAGPLARETEVRAGGGPHRPDALLFTGWLHAMVRALGPAELRVVVRRDLGKLLAVAGRFDLVPFVEGGRADVGAALSAHPELRAACDPRLEGFLDDLLRESGRGMVRLAGGMSQLTDGIAARLRRPVRTGHEVTGIDVRPDGVRVRLGGRLAPAAVTYPVVLCTIPFSVLRRLPLTGVTDDKLEVIRTLDYGSATKVALHCRTAFWTDEGITGGGSAPGGRVRQTYYPPADGDPAAGAALLGSYTIAEDADVLGRMPSARRHATVLGELRDLHPQLGPPPAVREIVSVAWGERPWYRGCAARRWGLTEAGRAREAERTARPEGRLFFAGEHCSATPAWIDAGIETALDAVTRIDTFTRRGGVPGDAGVPA; from the coding sequence GTGAGGCCGTCGCCCGGCGGCGGTGGGAGCGCCGTCGCGGTGCTGGGCGCGGGCATCAGCGGACTGGTCGCGGCCTGGGAGCTGGAACGGCTCGGCCACGACGTGGTGGTGCTGGAGGCCGACACGCGGATCGGCGGACGGGTGTTCACCCACCGCTTCGCCGGCTCCGGCGGGCCGCGGGCGGAGCTGGGGGCCATGCGTATCTCCCCGGATCACGCCATGACCCTGCGGTACATCGAGCGGCTGGGCCTGCGCTCCCGGCTGCGGCCCTTCGCGAACATCCTCAGCGACCCGAACAATCAACTGCGCCTCGGGCGCCGCCTGCTGCGGGTGCGGGACGCGGCCGGACCGCTGGCCCGGGAGACCGAGGTACGCGCCGGGGGCGGGCCGCACCGACCCGACGCGCTGCTGTTCACGGGCTGGCTGCACGCCATGGTGCGCGCGCTGGGCCCCGCCGAACTGCGCGTCGTGGTGCGGCGTGACCTCGGGAAGCTCCTCGCGGTGGCTGGCCGGTTCGACCTCGTGCCGTTCGTCGAGGGGGGCCGGGCCGACGTCGGCGCCGCGCTGAGCGCCCATCCGGAGCTGCGGGCGGCCTGCGACCCGCGTCTGGAAGGCTTCCTGGACGACCTGCTGCGGGAGTCGGGGCGCGGCATGGTGCGGCTGGCCGGCGGCATGTCCCAGCTGACCGACGGCATCGCCGCCCGGCTGCGCCGCCCGGTGCGCACCGGGCACGAGGTCACCGGGATCGACGTGCGCCCGGACGGAGTGCGGGTGAGGCTCGGCGGCCGGCTGGCCCCGGCCGCCGTCACCTACCCCGTCGTGCTGTGCACCATCCCGTTCTCCGTGCTGCGTCGGCTGCCCCTGACCGGCGTCACCGACGACAAGCTGGAGGTCATACGGACACTGGACTACGGCTCGGCCACCAAGGTGGCCCTGCACTGCCGGACGGCGTTCTGGACCGACGAGGGCATCACGGGCGGCGGATCGGCTCCCGGCGGTCGCGTCCGGCAGACGTACTACCCCCCGGCCGACGGCGACCCCGCCGCCGGGGCCGCGCTGCTCGGGAGCTACACGATCGCCGAGGACGCCGACGTCCTCGGCCGCATGCCCAGCGCCCGGCGGCACGCGACCGTCCTCGGTGAGCTGCGGGATCTCCATCCCCAGCTCGGGCCGCCGCCCGCCGTCCGGGAGATCGTCAGCGTGGCCTGGGGGGAACGGCCCTGGTACCGGGGGTGCGCGGCCCGCCGCTGGGGGCTCACCGAGGCGGGCCGCGCCCGCGAGGCGGAACGGACGGCGCGCCCCGAGGGCCGGCTCTTCTTCGCGGGCGAGCACTGCTCCGCGACCCCGGCCTGGATCGACGCCGGAATCGAGACGGCCCTCGACGCGGTGACCCGGATCGACACCTTCACCCGGCGCGGCGGCGTGCCGGGCGACGCGGGAGTGCCCGCATGA
- a CDS encoding helix-turn-helix transcriptional regulator, producing MGRITAGLHTVTRTGQSRVLTLETPAGAGKTRLLIESIGIAVRYGFAVVSGVVTTSDALLGAVPTALDALVHRLGAFDNEKELRSRLRAALERGQALVVLDDLHLAEPPVLAALGDLIAQSQGHPVLWILASGTDPGAARRGVREISLGGLPLERLPDPGPLTGQAVADVVADHLGAVPDPSIVTLAESVGPTPRAVIDLVRGLIEGGEVRVADGVARLRSPAAPLTAPADGVRAPAPVPACFAVLVRERLRTLSPFTVKALKLAAVLGSSFTPTDLATLLGESPPDLLAALDEAIACGLVSCGATDFAFRSEALWRAVLDSVPPPMCALLHRQAAAMLLARPDGVEAAALHVAHIAQPGDMEAVRIIAHAADRLLVAEPATAASLASRGMGLLAPDQDGWLGFAATAVEGLVRAGAADRALLTAREAEARLAASARGPAAEGGDGPAAFRSWLSVALLLAGRPHEAGRAAWEALAVAPDGSGHGERAEICLLTARCLTGEDGPAGGAGPAGEDGPAGDTGPKGGRPAVVRAAALTVDALRLWGDGEPGRAIALLREAGELDPATGAVRVLDPRWFLASFLTGTGELDEALAVAQAAARTSAEAGAPAVAAILRAPVHLARGRLDEADEDARAGLAGGRGVCLPLLAPHAWRVRALVALRRGRLSEAGEHLDVLAQDFPPDAAHPWRAMRALLTAEIAGARGGPAAALESLAEVWACPRARRALLLEDPSATARCVRWALDAGRPDVARTAVATAESLRERGRELPALRTAAAHARAVLDGDAAALARFGPLHADPWAQAGAAEDRARLLLARGDREGAVAELERSLHVYGTLGGERDGARVRRELRHLGVRRRHWTHTPRPVSGWDSLTKAERQVAELVAGGLTNRQVAGQLFVSPHTVGFHLRQVYRKLGLRSRIDLIRLRS from the coding sequence GTGGGCCGGATCACCGCGGGCCTGCACACCGTGACCCGGACCGGACAGAGCAGGGTCCTCACGCTGGAGACCCCGGCCGGGGCGGGCAAGACCCGGCTGCTCATCGAATCGATCGGTATCGCCGTCCGGTACGGCTTCGCCGTCGTCAGCGGCGTCGTCACCACCTCCGACGCGCTTCTCGGAGCCGTTCCCACCGCGCTCGACGCACTGGTCCACCGGCTCGGCGCGTTCGACAACGAGAAGGAGCTGCGCTCCCGGCTGCGCGCCGCCCTGGAGCGGGGGCAGGCCCTGGTGGTGCTCGACGACCTCCATCTGGCCGAGCCGCCGGTCCTGGCGGCGCTGGGCGATCTGATCGCGCAGTCGCAGGGGCACCCCGTGCTGTGGATCCTCGCCTCCGGCACCGACCCGGGCGCCGCGCGGCGGGGCGTGCGCGAGATCAGCCTCGGCGGGCTGCCGCTGGAGCGCCTGCCGGATCCGGGTCCGCTGACCGGCCAGGCGGTGGCCGACGTGGTCGCCGACCACCTGGGCGCCGTGCCCGATCCGTCGATCGTCACCCTGGCGGAGAGCGTCGGCCCCACGCCGCGCGCCGTGATCGACCTGGTCCGGGGCCTGATCGAGGGCGGCGAGGTGCGCGTCGCGGACGGCGTCGCCCGGCTGCGGTCCCCCGCCGCCCCGCTCACCGCCCCGGCGGACGGCGTGCGCGCGCCCGCGCCGGTGCCCGCGTGCTTCGCCGTGCTGGTGCGCGAGCGGCTGCGGACGCTGTCCCCGTTCACCGTCAAGGCGCTGAAGCTGGCGGCGGTCCTGGGCTCGTCGTTCACCCCGACCGACCTGGCGACGCTGCTCGGGGAGTCCCCGCCGGATCTGCTGGCCGCCTTGGACGAGGCGATCGCCTGCGGGCTGGTGAGCTGCGGCGCGACGGACTTCGCCTTCCGCAGCGAGGCGCTGTGGCGGGCGGTCCTGGACTCGGTGCCACCGCCGATGTGCGCGCTGCTGCACCGCCAGGCGGCGGCCATGCTGCTGGCCCGCCCGGACGGCGTCGAGGCCGCCGCGCTGCATGTCGCGCACATCGCCCAGCCCGGGGACATGGAGGCGGTGCGGATCATCGCGCACGCGGCCGACCGCCTGCTCGTCGCGGAGCCGGCCACCGCCGCGTCGCTCGCATCGCGCGGCATGGGGCTCCTCGCGCCGGATCAGGATGGGTGGCTCGGCTTCGCCGCCACCGCCGTGGAGGGGCTGGTACGGGCGGGAGCCGCCGACCGGGCGCTGCTCACCGCGCGGGAGGCCGAGGCCCGGCTCGCCGCGTCCGCCCGGGGGCCGGCGGCGGAGGGCGGCGACGGACCCGCCGCGTTCCGTTCATGGCTGTCGGTCGCGCTGCTGCTGGCGGGCCGGCCGCACGAGGCGGGCCGGGCCGCGTGGGAGGCCCTGGCCGTCGCCCCGGACGGCTCCGGGCACGGGGAGCGCGCGGAGATCTGCCTGCTGACCGCCCGGTGCCTGACCGGGGAGGACGGACCTGCCGGGGGCGCCGGGCCCGCCGGGGAGGACGGGCCTGCCGGGGACACCGGTCCGAAGGGTGGTCGGCCGGCCGTCGTGCGGGCCGCCGCGCTGACCGTGGACGCCCTCCGCCTCTGGGGCGACGGCGAGCCCGGCCGGGCGATCGCGTTGCTGCGGGAGGCCGGTGAGCTGGACCCGGCCACCGGAGCCGTCCGGGTTCTCGACCCGCGGTGGTTCCTCGCCTCGTTCCTCACCGGCACCGGCGAGCTCGACGAGGCGCTCGCCGTCGCCCAGGCCGCCGCGCGGACCTCCGCCGAGGCGGGCGCGCCGGCCGTCGCCGCCATCCTGCGGGCCCCGGTGCACCTGGCGCGCGGGCGCCTCGACGAGGCCGACGAGGACGCGCGGGCCGGGCTCGCCGGGGGCCGTGGCGTCTGCCTGCCCCTGCTCGCGCCGCACGCCTGGCGCGTCCGCGCCCTGGTGGCACTGCGGCGCGGCCGGCTGAGTGAGGCCGGGGAGCATCTCGACGTCCTCGCCCAGGACTTCCCGCCCGACGCCGCCCACCCCTGGCGGGCCATGCGCGCCCTGCTCACCGCCGAGATAGCCGGTGCCAGGGGCGGTCCCGCGGCGGCCCTGGAGAGCCTGGCGGAGGTGTGGGCGTGCCCCCGGGCACGGCGGGCGCTGCTGCTGGAGGACCCGTCGGCCACCGCCCGCTGCGTCCGCTGGGCGCTGGACGCGGGCCGCCCGGACGTCGCCCGCACCGCCGTGGCGACCGCGGAGTCGCTGCGGGAACGCGGCCGGGAGCTGCCCGCGCTGCGGACCGCGGCGGCCCACGCCCGTGCCGTGCTCGACGGGGACGCCGCCGCTCTGGCGCGGTTCGGCCCGCTGCACGCGGACCCGTGGGCCCAGGCCGGCGCGGCGGAGGACCGGGCACGGCTGCTGCTCGCCCGCGGCGACCGCGAGGGAGCGGTGGCCGAGTTGGAGCGGTCACTGCACGTCTACGGCACCCTCGGCGGCGAGCGGGACGGCGCCCGGGTCCGCCGGGAGCTGCGCCACCTCGGGGTCAGGCGCCGGCACTGGACGCACACGCCGCGCCCGGTCTCCGGCTGGGACAGCCTGACCAAGGCGGAACGGCAGGTGGCCGAGCTGGTCGCGGGCGGACTGACGAACCGCCAGGTGGCCGGCCAGCTCTTCGTCTCGCCGCACACGGTCGGCTTCCATCTCCGGCAGGTCTACCGGAAGCTGGGGCTGCGGTCCCGCATCGACCTGATCCGTCTGAGGTCCTGA